The region CCTGGTCGGCCAGGCTATTTAACTGACTTTCCATCCCGCGCCGCGTATCGTTAAACCACCAGCCGGAGCCGAATTGGATAGGTGATTTGACACCCAACTCTGCGTTCTGGAAATTCGCAATTGTGGTGGCAACAACATCGTTATAAATAGCGTTCAGGTTATAAAGAATTGTTTTCGGCAAGGCGTTAGCCTGAGCCATCGCATCCAACAGTTGATTAAGCGACGATGCCAGCATTGATTGATCGTTGATGGAATCGAAACCGGTATTGATGCCAAGACGCTGCCGCATCAGGCTGTTATTGTTGCGAATCGCACCAAAATGGATCTGCATCGCCCAGTTTCTGGCCTTGTAGTGCCCCGCCAGCATGACAAAAATGGCGCTGTTTATTTCAGTCTCTTCTGTGCTCGTCAGGGATTCACCTGCCGCTTTACGTACAAAGAGTTGATTGATTCGTGCGGGGTCTGCTGCCTGGTATTCAATCTTAACCGGGCCATGATCAGAAATACGGCACCCTGTTTCATGAAACCAGTCTATCCGACTTTCCAGAGCCGCCGAAAAATGCGCGAAGGATTCGATAGCAATATCTGTCATTTGCCCAAGACGGGCGACAAACTGAGAAAACTCGGTCGAATTTTCATTAAATACATCATCCGGGCGAAACGTCGGCAATACTTTAATCGCAAATGTTTCATCCTGCTGCAGTAAACGATGATATTTCAGTGAGTCCAGTGGCGCATCGGTTGTACAAATAACTTCAACTCCCGAACGTTCCATTAACCGGCGGGGTTTAAAATCGCTTTGTTTAATCAGACGATTACAATGCGCCATGACTTCACGCCAGTTATGGCTATCAAGGTTAATATTGCAATCAAAATACTTACTGAGTTCTAAATGCGTCCAGTGATAAAGCGGATTGCCAAAAGCGGTTTCGACTGTTTCAGCCCACGCCTGAAATTTTTCTTCTGCACTGGCCTCACCGGTAATAGCGTACTCATTAATACCATTAGCCCGCATAGCGCGCCATTTATAATGGTCGCCTGCCAGCCAAAGCTGAGTAATATCCGTAAACGCGTTATTTTCGTAAATCTCTTTTGCATCAAGATGGCAATGATAATCGATGATCGGCAGGTCTTTAGCAACTTCCTGATATAACCGAACACCGACTTCATTGTCGATCATGAAACGATCGTTAATGAAGTCCATGTTTTTCTCCAGCACTCTCTGTTAAACGATATTGACCGTATTTACCAGTTCCACAACGTGCCATCTTCCAGGCGGGCGACAGGCAGATAGGCCGGGTCGTACGGATATTTCGCTGCCAGTTTTTCGTCAAACTCGATACCCAGGCCAGGCTTATTACCCGGGTGCATATAGCCGTTATCGAAGGTCCAGTTATGCGGGAAGACTTCCAGCATCTGCTCGGAGTAACCCATATATTCCTGTACACCGAAGTTCGGTACCCACAGATCAAAGTGCAGTGCCGCAGCCATGCAGACCGGTGACAGGTCGGACGGTCCGTGAGAGCCTGTGCGAACCTGATAGAGAGAAGCAAAGTCGGCAATGCGGCGCATGCCTGTGATACCGCCCGCATGGGTAATGGTGGTGCGGATGTAGTCGATCAACTGCTCTTCAATAAGCTGTTTGCAGTCCCAGATACTGTTAAAGACTTCCCCAACCGCAATCGGCGTAACCGTATGCTGGCGAATCAGACGGAAACATTCCTGATTTTCAGCAGGTGTTGGATCTTCCATCCAGAACAGGCGGTAATCCTCAATGCTTTTGCCAAAACGCGCCGCTTCAATCGGCGTCAAACGGTGGTGCATGTCATGGAGAAGGTGTTCATTAAAGCCAAACTTGTCACGTACGGCT is a window of Citrobacter sp. Marseille-Q6884 DNA encoding:
- the uxaC gene encoding glucuronate isomerase, with the translated sequence MDFINDRFMIDNEVGVRLYQEVAKDLPIIDYHCHLDAKEIYENNAFTDITQLWLAGDHYKWRAMRANGINEYAITGEASAEEKFQAWAETVETAFGNPLYHWTHLELSKYFDCNINLDSHNWREVMAHCNRLIKQSDFKPRRLMERSGVEVICTTDAPLDSLKYHRLLQQDETFAIKVLPTFRPDDVFNENSTEFSQFVARLGQMTDIAIESFAHFSAALESRIDWFHETGCRISDHGPVKIEYQAADPARINQLFVRKAAGESLTSTEETEINSAIFVMLAGHYKARNWAMQIHFGAIRNNNSLMRQRLGINTGFDSINDQSMLASSLNQLLDAMAQANALPKTILYNLNAIYNDVVATTIANFQNAELGVKSPIQFGSGWWFNDTRRGMESQLNSLADQGLLMHFVGMLTDSRSFVSYPRHDYFRRILCNLIGGWVTKGEIPDNKEILTRMIRNICHDNANNYFKF
- the rspA gene encoding starvation-sensing protein RspA, with the translated sequence MKIVGADVFVTCPGRNFVTLKITTEDGITGLGDATLNGRELSVASYLKDHVCPQLIGRDAHRIEDIWQFFYKGAYWRRGPVTMSAISAVDMALWDIKAKAANMPLYQLLGGASREGVMVYCHTTGHTVDDVLEDYARHKEMGFKAIRVQCGVPGMKTTYGMSKGKGLAYEPATKGQWPEEQLWSTEKYLDFTPTLFEAVRDKFGFNEHLLHDMHHRLTPIEAARFGKSIEDYRLFWMEDPTPAENQECFRLIRQHTVTPIAVGEVFNSIWDCKQLIEEQLIDYIRTTITHAGGITGMRRIADFASLYQVRTGSHGPSDLSPVCMAAALHFDLWVPNFGVQEYMGYSEQMLEVFPHNWTFDNGYMHPGNKPGLGIEFDEKLAAKYPYDPAYLPVARLEDGTLWNW